The Pseudoalteromonas nigrifaciens genome segment TCTGCGCCCATACGGGTAATTAATGTTAATCGACCTGGAATGTTATCTGGATTTAATGCATCAATTAAACGTATTAAATCATCAGGGTCCATACCTGGACCAACTTTAACCCCAATTGGGTTTTTAATTCCTTTAAAAAATTCAATGTGCGCGTGGTCTAGTTGACGCGTACGCTCGCCAATCCATACAAAGTGCGCAGAACAATCGTACCAATCGCCAGATAAATGGTCGCGGCGAGTTAGTGCTTCTTCGTAGCCTAGTAATAGCGCCTCGTGAGAGGTGTATAAATCGGTTTCTTTTAAGCTTGGTGCAATAGTAGAATTAATACCACACACTTCCATAAACTCAAGCGCATCTTGAATTTTATCAGCTAGCTGTTGATACTTTTCTTTTTGTGGATTGGCCGCAACAAAGCCCATATTCCAACGGTTTACTTGGTGTAAGTCAGCAAGGCCACCTTGTGCAAATGCACGCAGTAAGTTTAACGTAGCGGCACTGTGATGATACGCTGTCATTAGGCGTTGTGGATCTGGAATACGCGCTTGTTCGGTAAACTCAAAATTGTTAACAATGTCGCCACGGTATGACGGTAGTGATACGCCATCAATCGTTTCTAAATCTGCTGAACGTGGTTTTGCATACTGCCCTGCCATACGCGCTATTTTAACTACTGGGCATTTACCGCCGTAAGTTAATACCACGGCCATTTGTAAAATTGTTTTAAAAGTATCGCGAATGTTAGCGGCATTAAAGTCACTAAACGACTCAGCACAATCACCACCTTGTAGTAAAAAAGCGCGCCCTTCGCATACATCTTCTAGCTGCTTAAATAAACTTCTGGTCTCTTCAGCGAATACTAAAGGCGGAGCACTCTTTAATTGCGCTTCTACTGATTTAAGTGATTCTTGATCTGGGTAGTTTGGCTGCTGCAATATTGGCAGTTCTCTCCAGCTATTTGGGTTCCACGTTTGCATATTCATTCCTCATTCCTATTTACCTGATACAACGAAATTAACGTATGCAGGGCTGTTTGTTCAAGGACTAAATTCACTATTTACTAATTATTTAGTTATGGGTTAGGTAATTAATATATTTAGCCATATATGTTGGGCCCTTAGCGCAAATATAAAATGATAAATAGAAAGAATATAACTGATTAAAAACATAAAGTTAAGATTAATCATGGTTACTTTTTAGTTGTTGACCTACATTCAATCTGAGTTAATTATTATAACAGGTCGAGCTGGGAACACATCATACTTAAATTGCACCATGTGTATTCTTAACTTTACAGTTAATATAAACAATAATTGACCAATAACTATGCACTTTTAAAAATACATGCTAAGGCGAGTTTTATTTACCACCGCAACATATACTAGATGTTTATAAACAGTGGGTTTATTAGGCTAAAGCTCTCCCTGATTAAGGTTAAAATACAAAGACTTATTTGGTCTCAGTACTAAGTTTTTATAAAAATGTGAATAGTGGCAGTTATTACTGAGGTTAAAACTTATTTTAATATGTATAAGTTTTACGCTTTGCAGCATCTTATGCTGTAGTGTAAATAGACATGACAACGTATTGTATTTCACCCAGGCATAATAGAATACTCTGCAATATATTAAGTTACTCTTTGTATGAACGTTTGGATCGGCACTAATTAACAGCACTAGCTAGCTGCTTAATTAGTTAAGCTACAGGGAACTCAAAATGGTTTGCCCTGCCCGGTACTAATAAATGTATATTCAGTTCTCACAAGCTAAACATTTTAAGTATCCCAAAGTATGAGCCGGTTAATTATATCAACCTCATTTTAAAGCCTCACTACAAATCATGGCTAAAGTTAAATTGCACTCAGAAGCTAGTAGGCCGTTATTAGCTGTAACCTATAACGGTATACAAATGTGAGTATTGGGGAATTATTATTAAGAGCTAAGCTACTCAAATGCATAAGCACGAGATTTAAAATTAACCAAAGCCGCAAAGAACACATCATACTTAAATTAGATTATTAGATAAACTTAGCCCCGAGTAAACTAGAATTATTTGCTAAACAAAGATAAGGTTATGTGCGATAATTAGTTAGGTAAGATGTGTTCTTTGGAGGTTGCATGGTAACTAAAGTACAAATAAGAAGTCAGTTTGATTTAATGAGCGAACTAACATTAAGGCTAATAGAAGAGCTTAATCTATGTGAATATACAAAAGCCGAATATTATCAACTTCCTGATATAAGCACTGTTGATGAAGATAAAGTGGCCGAATCGATTAAAGTTACTAAAATATCAGGCGAACTAGCACATAAAGCTATATTAAATTCCTTTACTGACATTTATAAAAAACAAGGGCTAAGTAGCCGAGTTTTAAAGCGTCATCCTGGCCTATTAGTTATAAAAAATGCTGACAAACAAGCACTAATTAATCGAATTGCTCAAGTAAATAAGGCAAAAGCAGCGTTTAAAGAGTGTATTTTAGCTATTGATAACAACGATGCTCGTTTTGAAGCGGTGCATAATGCAGTACCCAACTTAATTACTTTGGCTGCTTATCGAAAAATTCATAGTGAACATGAATCGCCTTTTTCAGTACGATTTACCTGGATGCACAAACATGCAACTAAAACACTGACCAAAAAAATGGCCCTCGAAATGTTACAAAAGTCAGCTAGTTATAGAAACCCCAGAATGATCGACCAGCAAAAATGGCAGGCGCTAGTAGCACAAGAGCAATTACGGGTAGCAAGTTTAGGTGAAAAAGAAAAACTTAGAATTAGGCGCCCTACTCGAGTTAGCCCTCAGGTAAATGTGCGTTATACCGCGCAAAACCGTTATCACGTCAGTGCGGCGCTACCTTTTATTTTAATAAACCCAGAACCAGACGTAAAACTTGGGGTATTACCAAATTACGAAAAACCATTAAGTCATCCACGAAAACGTGACTATGATTTTTTAGTAGATCGACTTTATTTAGAACAAGTAGAAAAGTGATTATGTTAAAAAGGTCACGCTAGGTGACCTTTGTTATTATTGGACTCTGCAATAAAAATTACTTATCTACTATTTCAACAAGTTTGTCTTCATCAATAAGCACAGCATTTTCTACAATACGCTTACCGCCTTGTATTTCAATTCGTTTATTGTGTTTATTCAGAGTAAGTATCTCATCACAAAATTGGTCTGATGGATGCATTTCGTAAGTGTAGTCAATAATATTACCGGTTTTATCGTCTTTAACATTGGTAATACTGTACTCAGAGATAGCTCCTTTCTCGATCAAATCTTTCATTGTTGTGGTCATATCACGACGCAGCGCTTTTAATTTATTTTCGGTAATATTATCCGTTGAATAAATTGAGCCGTACTTTTCCATAATAGACAGTAATCTAAAATGGTATGTTTTACCCGGCGCTGCATAACGCCAAAGATGATATAAGCGCAGCATCATCCAACGCGATAATCCGCGTTTTAATTCTTGGGCGCTGTTAAAGTAATATCCTTTGTATTCAAGGTTATCAATCATGTTATGCACAAATGCATTTAAACACGCAACACATTTAACATTTCCGCCTTGACCTTTTTTTCCACTAAAATGCAGTGACGATAAAAAGTTCATGTTCGACTCGTAAAATGAATCATCAATATTTGTATTTTTGGTGTCTGTTGCTGAATATTTAAACGAAAGTTTCGAGCCTTGTAATGCTTCAAGTGATTCTTTAATTTGTGGATATGGCATAGATTGGCCAACGGTTTTCAGCTCTTGTGCTAATTCGTTCATTGAAAAAACAACAGCATATTGAATACCGGACTTAAAATTTATTTTTACTATTTTACCTTTAGAAGCTAAACGGATCAGCGCACGTTCTACTTTTTCTTCTCGATCTGATGGCCAAACCAAATATTCTACGTCTTCACCATCTTTGCGTGTGCTAACAACCGCCGGCGTTATTTTTAATTCACCGTCGTACAAAATACCATCTATTTTTTCAGATATTTTGCGTGTAATTATTGTTTTTTTAGGTGCTTCTTCTAATGGTAATTTTTTATGCCCCGAACGGACAAAGCGTCCCCATAAATCATAATGGTTAAAAGTATTCGAATAAGCACGTAATCC includes the following:
- a CDS encoding class II 3-deoxy-7-phosphoheptulonate synthase — encoded protein: MQTWNPNSWRELPILQQPNYPDQESLKSVEAQLKSAPPLVFAEETRSLFKQLEDVCEGRAFLLQGGDCAESFSDFNAANIRDTFKTILQMAVVLTYGGKCPVVKIARMAGQYAKPRSADLETIDGVSLPSYRGDIVNNFEFTEQARIPDPQRLMTAYHHSAATLNLLRAFAQGGLADLHQVNRWNMGFVAANPQKEKYQQLADKIQDALEFMEVCGINSTIAPSLKETDLYTSHEALLLGYEEALTRRDHLSGDWYDCSAHFVWIGERTRQLDHAHIEFFKGIKNPIGVKVGPGMDPDDLIRLIDALNPDNIPGRLTLITRMGADILPEKLPALVRKVQQEGRKVIWSSDPMHGNTEKASSGYKTRSFDNIMREISQFFAVHKAEGSYAGGVHLEMTGQHVTECTGGAYGLSDDDLAQRYKTQCDPRLNADQVLELGFLVADLLKDARK
- a CDS encoding DNA replication terminus site-binding protein, which translates into the protein MVTKVQIRSQFDLMSELTLRLIEELNLCEYTKAEYYQLPDISTVDEDKVAESIKVTKISGELAHKAILNSFTDIYKKQGLSSRVLKRHPGLLVIKNADKQALINRIAQVNKAKAAFKECILAIDNNDARFEAVHNAVPNLITLAAYRKIHSEHESPFSVRFTWMHKHATKTLTKKMALEMLQKSASYRNPRMIDQQKWQALVAQEQLRVASLGEKEKLRIRRPTRVSPQVNVRYTAQNRYHVSAALPFILINPEPDVKLGVLPNYEKPLSHPRKRDYDFLVDRLYLEQVEK